Genomic window (Arachis hypogaea cultivar Tifrunner chromosome 13, arahy.Tifrunner.gnm2.J5K5, whole genome shotgun sequence):
GGTGACATGCTGCCATGTATAGATATTAATCTCATGCAATGTCGGTTTAATTTATCGCAACATTAAATATAGATAGATTGGTTGCTTGTTCAAGATGAGACCTGGTTGGTTATGTGCTGCCATGGCAAAGGAGACCCcagtttttctaggttttctcgCAGGGTGGCACGCATTCCAATGATCCGGTCCGCCATAACCTGTGAAGATAACATCTGTATAAGGTCATCACAACTACCACCAAATCTTTATGTTTGTCAATAATTTGTCTTTTTATGTCAGACACAATAAAGATTATTAAGAAATTAAGATTATTCCTTTAATATTTTCACTAACGAGTAATAAGTGCTGCAGCCTTTAagggttttaatttttttcagacattcaatattattgaaaatattaaacCTTAAATTTAATTTAAGAGTACCTTACCTAGCTAGGGGCACTCCTTAGCAAAACTATTTTAGTTATATTCTAAAACTGCTTACATATAGAAACATGGTCAATAACAAAAGTTCAATGTAAATCCTAGCTAACATTTTGCGCAAAAGAAGAGTTAGAGAGAAAGAGAGCATAtttaacaaaacactcaagagtCAAGACACAACAAATATTGTATTGAAATACTTTACTGATTCTTTTCAAGTATTTGTATTTTGCACGATCTAGTACCACAATGCATTTGCATTACACAAATAAATATGAAAGCATGTGTATATAGGAGCACTCTACCTTAACTTCTTTAAGCCATAAATTCTTCAATTCTGGGTCACCAAGAACAGTTGAAACTATAAGTGCTCCATGAACAGGTGGATTACTGTACATTGGTCTAGCAAGTAGCTGCAATTGACTTTTTACTGCCACAGCTTGTTTCTCATCTTCACAAAGCACGCTGCAAGCAACTTAAGAATATGAGTTCTATCCTTTGATGAATGTCATTGAAAGCCAATCTAAGGTTTTAAGATTAAGAATTTTCAATGTTTAAACACATTTTAAACGATTccatttttatagaaaatgaaatatattaaataataagggTATATATGGAAGACCAAGATTCATTCCACATGGCATTTCAAAGTTGTTAGTTTCACTTCTACTTATGTTTATCAAGTAATGTTCTTTTAGCGAATAAACTTGAATCAATTGAGGATACAAAATCATAATAATCATGTCAAAGCTTGTGCCTTAATTATTATGACTCTGCTTCAAGCAGAAAGCTAAGAAGGAAGCCGAAATTTGCGAAAGCTGACCTACGGAAATCAATTtaacaagaaacttaaattgaagtacgaaatagtatatatatatatgttatgtaCTAAAAGAATGATGACAGTTCAACATATCTTGCTTCCCAACCACAATGAAAGCCATTGAGAGTGTTATAGCATTTTTGTGCTTAGTGTAATAGCCTATTTACAAAAACAAGAttaaagataaacataaaattacCTAAGGCACCCAACTCGCTGGCCATAGAGTCCCATATTTTTTGCATATGACTGTGCAAGTCCTATCAAATGACCATCCTCAAGAAAAATCCTGATGGCCTTCGCATCTCGCTCTGGATCACCGCTTGCAAAACCTTGATACGCCATGTCAAAGAAAGGAAAATGACCTTTAACCTGAAAAAAGAAAAGGGTCAATAATCCAAATCAGAACAAACAATTAAAGCCCTCAATGTTATATACCATTATAAACTGTTTACCAATTTACCTTGATGAGGGACGAGATCTCTCGCCATTGTTCTTCTGAAGGATCTACTCCAGTAGGATTGTGAGCACAAGCATGAAGCAGAAAGAATGAACCATCTGGTGCATTCTGTATAAGTAACAGTTCTAAGAGGTTAAAAGTATAAATTACTAGCAACATTTGATCTAAAAGTTGACCTACAAAGAGAAATCTGAAGAATGAAGGTATTATACCTTTATGTCTTCCATCAGTCCTGAAAAATCCAATCCTCTAGTCTCAGGGTGATAGTAACGGAAGGTCTTCATAGGCACTCCAGCATCCCTCCAAATGTTATGGTGGCTGCAATGTTGATTTAGATAAATATCTAGACATATATGGGACAAACACAAAACTCATAACTAAGTTTAATTATGATGCACTCACAGTGTGAGATGCTTTACACAATTGTCTAATTTCATTCAttcttttagataattattcatGCGGTTAATATAAATGGTAGTCATTTTTTATGATGTGTTGTTACTTAATTAGATACATATGTAAAATTGTTTTACATcgacagtgcatcaaaattaaatttcataaatCTCAAAGTACAAAGACCTTTAAAAAAGCCGATGGCAAAATTGAATATTTAAGGAAGATTTGTATCAAATACTCACTTCGCCCATGTAGGCACCGGTATGTAGATCTGGCTGTTTGGATGGAAACGGTGTTGAAATGCAGCGAAAAGTCGACAGGCTCCAGTCCCGGATAAAGCCTGAACTGCACCTAttcttttatctttgatgaacTCGGAGTTCTCTCCATATGCTAGCTTTAGTGATTCTTCCACCATCTTTATGCTTCCACCAATAGGAAGATACTCCCTGGCCAAACATGTGTTTCAGTGTAAAACAGTATGGGCATTAATCTCGCATAAGATTGCAATACAAAATAGAGAAACAGACTGTTTTCTGTTATATTTTTAGTGTTTTGTCATATCCTGATTTGTAAACTAAATGCagttaataaaaagaaaactatCACCATCCTTGCTAGCTAACACTTTAACACCTTGAAGTGTGAGCCACTTAATCTTTACGTCCAGAAATATTTGAACAGTAGACGAAGAATTCATTCTACCATAAAGAAAGTTAAGATCTATCATAAAATCATTCCTCCTAAAAATTTAAGCGGATAAGAAAAGGTAAcattaatgattatatttttaacacttTCTCTTAAGCAAGAGTTTCTTTtagctttgtttgatttttgctaacattcttttttcatttatttatcttatgctattttttatttttggagttTACCAAGACTCTAGATTTTTAGGACATAGAATTCTAATACCATATCATAAAACCACTTATCCCAAAAGTTTAAACTAATAGAAGAAGGCAACATGTTATATCTCTAACAAGATCGTTCATCAATAACAATATAAAGGTTGAAGGCATTGGTCCGCAAAGTCTTTTTTGAGTAATAtaacaaacaaaatttattattttttgtcaatatttgatcaataaatttttttatattaaattttaaatttaaatttttaaattctaatattatacAAATAAAACATTAATATAAAGTGTTggctaatattgataaaaaagtattagtttataatattttttattattattttataaaatctgtATACGGTGACATTATTTAAGAGGATCGACGGCATTACAACTTCCCCATTTTAACTTATGGACAAcataaattagaaaaagaaaaattcaaccaTTCCCACATTCTACAAAACGAATTACATTATTAGAACAATTCTGAAGTTGCCCAT
Coding sequences:
- the LOC112737780 gene encoding aspartate aminotransferase, mitochondrial codes for the protein MAVRNSLSGQLFRRSSVVAGARFMSSWFRSIEPAPKDPILGVTEAFLADQSPNKVNVGVGAYRDDNGKPVVLECVREAEKRIAGSQFMEYLPIGGSIKMVEESLKLAYGENSEFIKDKRIGAVQALSGTGACRLFAAFQHRFHPNSQIYIPVPTWANHHNIWRDAGVPMKTFRYYHPETRGLDFSGLMEDIKNAPDGSFFLLHACAHNPTGVDPSEEQWREISSLIKVKGHFPFFDMAYQGFASGDPERDAKAIRIFLEDGHLIGLAQSYAKNMGLYGQRVGCLSVLCEDEKQAVAVKSQLQLLARPMYSNPPVHGALIVSTVLGDPELKNLWLKEVKVMADRIIGMRATLRENLEKLGSPLPWQHITNQIGMFCYSGLTPEQVDRMTSEFHIYMTRNGRISMAGLNTGNVGYVANAIHEVTKSA